The following is a genomic window from Triplophysa dalaica isolate WHDGS20190420 chromosome 22, ASM1584641v1, whole genome shotgun sequence.
TTCAGCAGTTCATGAAGTAGGTCATCTAGTAATTCCTAGCATACAGAAATAGTGTGCACAgcatataaattataaaagcaGATGTTAGTGTGTCATTCATTACTGCTTTCTCCTATTCAACTTGTAGATCATAGCTGTTACAAACTCTCCTCACCGGTTAGCCACGCCCCTCTCCATCATCGCTGCTTCCCAGATGTACCGCTCTCTTTCCCCGGACTTTTGACATTACCAAACTATATTACCCATCATCCTTTGCACCCGTCATGATTGCACCATCACCTGAACTTCATCACCtggactatatatatatacccaGCCTGTCTTGTATTCTTTGTCAGGTCTAGTAGTATGTTATACCCTCTAGTCTCAACCCCTTGTATCCTGTTTATATTCCTAGTCAGTTCTTTGTGCCATTGTTGGATTTTGCCTTGTTTTTTggattaaacatttttacatctcTATCCGGTTGTGGCATCGTTCCTCTGTCAAGTGTTTAGGGTTACAATAGCTTTCTGATTCattattagtattagtattagtattagtatATTTTGATAATTTCTAAACTTGTtctgatgtacagtatattcctTCGTTGTTATAGGGATAGTTAACTAcagaatgaaaatgatgtcatcaatatctcaagttgttccacaaCCGTAAGATCTTTGTTCATCTTCacaacacaaattaatattgttttgatGAGATCGAAGAGCTTTCTGATTAACCCGTACACAtcatcacaacacacatttaaagcGTAGAAAGCTTGTAAAGACATGTATCTCATGCTCTCGCGGACATGTGTTGGAGTCTGCATTGGTAGAGAGTAAATTTTTTGAATAAAGtcgttatttttattttatcgcTGACAAAAAGTAGTCACGACGCTTCATGAAATGAAGGTTGAACCACTACATGGActttttaacaatgtctttactAATTTTTCTGCGCTTTAAATGTACATTGCATTACTGTCTGTTGGGGACCCAGAATGCTCTCGGAACTCATCAAAACTTTGTGTTCCATAGATGAACAAAGGTCTTACGGTTGTGGAACGACTCGAGGGTGACTAatgaaagacagaattttcattccgtagtgaactatccctttaagatgtgTATTCAGTTGTTTATGTCTTTTGTCTGCAGAAGAGGCGGAGACATATCGATAGGAGTATGATTGGCGAGCCAACTAATTTTGTGCATACGGCCCATGTAGGTTCTGGTGATCTCTTCAGTGGCATGAACTCCGTAAGTACAGCTGGAATGTTTGATCTAGAATCTCTTAAATCAGATTGCATTTGGTATTCAATTGATTCGTTATTACGAGCATGACATGATTATAAAAATCCTTTCAAACCATTAGTATGGGTTTCCAAAATATGGGATTATTACTAGTACTAAAACAGACATGTtagtaaaaaaactactttaatgTCCTAATTTAACTTGGACCTAGTCCTGGATGAAGCTAATCCCTGTCTAGGAAACCACCCTTTAGAGTTAAGTAGATTCTCAGGACAAAACTGTCAATGTTGTTATCTCAAACCCATTGAGGCAGTTTACCCAAACAGATTGTTCTTTTTGGTGAAAAGACAAATCTTACCGTGCTATAGGGTAAAGACAGATCGGAAGACAGagtaataatttatttgtaacaataaatatgacatttcaAGTAAAAGTTCCAGGTTATCTGTTCCTTTTAAGCTGCTACAGAATTAACAACTCACTGTTCAaaatttgtatatttctttgtactgctgaacacaaaggaagatatttagaagaatgttagtaaccacaCAGATCACatccccattcactcccatatcatttattttccctgctaTGGTAGTAAATAGAGAATGAgttctggggcccgtttcagaaaggaggtttagtgaaaactaTTTGAATAGTTTGAACTATTGccgttgctaggccctttttacGGGAGCTATAGTCCCCCTAAAGTTCTATTTTAGCCCCTAAAATTTTGTGAGtaataatgtaatctgtacaagaatttgAGATCGCTTTGTAGTCcactttaaaactcttattatgaaaacgggttaggctgcattatttagtgcattcttcagttcacagcAGCACATTGGAGTGAACGTCATAAGCAGAGTAACGTTACAAGGTGTGTcaattaacatgacatctgcattttttccattctttgttccattgttactgtttattgctataAACCAAAGTTTTTGAATACACGTGAGGGGCACCAACCattcacaacagcctgagaagcggaagccaatcacgaaagacctgatcagctttaccaatcaaagggttttggaaggagggacttAATATAAACCGGAAGAattccagtcgttttgttagaagtgggacagcgatgaacaatagacttgatctatgtgaaatataaagcgtttttttttattagaaaaatgaacaaccattgttaaacacccaaaaaacataatcaatgCATCTAAAACAGTcaaagactgggtcctttaaatcaataaattgataaatgtaccaataaacaaataaatgaatcattaaattaatgaaacaacagaaataagatataaataatacaaataaaatcctATGTTCTCACTCGCAACGAGTGCTCTAGTTACGCGAATTAGACCTCATGGTGAATAGGACACCTGTAGAGCGTCAGACTGTCATGCAATGTAAGAATTGTAATAAAGCTATAAAGCGATAAAGCTTAATTTCTTcatgtatgtctgtatttattaatttctttattcatgcacttcatttatacactttattaagTCATTTCTCATCGTCCATAGAAATTTATGCTCTGATGTAATACACGTATGCTGGCTGATGGTATTGATGTAAGGATGgatgagatatattttgatatatctaataactgtaaagaaaaacagtacagttttgataaaaatgcacagggaaatgacaaaattccactcgggtcctaaattgctctcctgaaatcaaagtacatcccaatgaattaatgcagcctcttcaagaatcctctataaaagcacatatgacaAATAAGTCACTGAGATGGTGTCTGTGTGATCATAATGactgtattaataaaataatgaattggGTACAACACTTGCGCTTAAAGGCCCCGTTTTTCCATGTTTTCAAAgctttgatttagttttttggtTGATAAACAATGGATGTacatgtttctagtttcaaaaaaTCCATCAAGTCTATCGTCCacagctttctctctctcacaaaatgactggatttcttccggtttcTTCAAAGGTATACGCTTACACAGGGGttccgccagaaattctgggccctatagaaaccaaaatttctgggtcccctacaaatagtaaaataaaaagggggtctgctcttctgggccctaaatcagcctggggccttagaatcgtcctaaccttccatcCCTTTACAGCGCCCATGCGcgtacacacacaatatcagtgtattataGGGGTGGGAATCATTTGGTCCCTAATGATCGATTCAGAATCGATTCTTAGGGTCACGATTCGATTCAGAATCGATTGTTGATGTACTAATTAGCCTACAGAAAACGCATTTGCACTCACAGTGagacttcttttttttttttttattattaattaaacattggagtttgggttcctcgccacagcagccTCTTCAAGAatcctctataaaagcacatatgacaaataagtcactgagatggtgtctgtgtgatcaaaatgactgtattaataaaataatgaattaggTACAACACTTGCGCTTAAAGGCCCCGTTTTTCCATGTTTTCAAAgctttgatttagttttttggtTGATAAACAATGGATGTacatgtttctagtttcaaaaaaTCCTTCAAGTCTATCGTCCacagctttctctctctcacaaaacgactggatttcttccggtttcTTCAAAGGTATACGCTTACACAGGGGttccgccagaaattctgggccctatagaaaccaaaatttctgggtcccctacaaatagtaaaataaaaagggggtctgctcttctgggccctaaatcagcctggacccttagaatcgtcctaaccttccacccctttacagCGCCCATGCGcgtacacacacaatatcagtgtattataGGAGTGGGAATCATTTGGTCCCTAATGATCGATTCAGAATCGATTCTTAGGGTCACGATTCGATTCAGAATCGATTGTTGATGTACTAATTAGCATACAGAAAACGCATTTGCACTCACAGTGagacttcttttttttttattattaattaaacattggagtttgggttcctcgccacagcagggcagtgttggccttctcaccgggagactgcattcattcatttatttttttaattagaaattagatattatttattagaatgatcttactcgttgtataaataccatgcactgtgctgtgttttaacttttctgtttttcctgtttgcccctgtaaagctgctttgaaacaatacacattgtgaaaagcgctatataaataaacttgaattgaattgaattgaattgaattgaacttcTTGTCTTTGAACTGtcacatattattttaatacaaccgagtgcccaataaagccattctcatttccattttctgttgtcagacataaaaacaagtgtatAATAGTATATAGAAGCGATTTATTCATGCCACTTGTTAAACAGCAGACACTTTCACAAATTTAAACATCCTCTAACAAAATCATCATTCACAGAAGAGAGGTGGTTTTGggaatatactgtatttgtctCGTTGTATTTGTcactgttgataaatgaggccccaggtTAGGTTTAAAGAGTAAGTTACTATAGTGTGGTTTCGGGAAACACTTAAATTGTTGAACTATGCTGGAACGAGGGAATTTGCGACAATAGTTGGCTAACGATACTTTTTGGAAACGCACCCCTGGTCGGGAGCAACTTTTTTTTGATCAACTCAGAGTTTATTTCGATATCCACCCCCTTTTAAAGAGCAAGTGGTGAgtctctttcagtctttcattAATGCAGTCATTCATGGCACGCAttttgatcacacagagaccatctctGTGTCTAAAAACTCATATGTGGTTTTATACAGGATCCTGTATGtgaagaggctgcattaattcaAATGGATGTTCTTTTATTTCAGGAGAGGAATTTAGGACCCTTTcggaattttgtcatttccctgtgcatttttattaaaacagtaccatttttctttacattgaattagatatatcaaaatatatctcatcCATCCTTACATCAGTAACATCTGCCATCTTTGCGGTTTATTACATCAGAGCACAAATGGTAGTTTTTAATGGAGGATAAGAAATTACTTAATAAAGTGTGTAAATAaagtgaatgaaaaaataaattaataattacaggcaaatgcagaaatgtagtCTTAAaggtaataaataattaattcagaCGTGTATTCCTTCACAAAAATGCTCCAAGCAGGGTTCAAACCGATGATCAGTCTGATTTGACACGAGAGTCTGACATACTAACAAGTGCCCTTTTGACCACGACTTATTACAAGCCTCACTAGAGTTAGAacatatgatttttattttatttctgattaattttgtttgtttcattcatttattcattaatttactgattagtttgtttgttaattggtacatttaacatttttcaatttaaagttaattcattttacactttaaagCATAAGTAAATCCACTGTATGCAGAGCGGAAAAATGTTGCTTGCTTTCTGCtgccatgttgcttttttttGGTGCCGTTTCCATGGTGAATCTTGATTTCGGAATTCATGGCTTATTTGTGGAGCAAGCGTTTAACTCAAGGTAAGTCTACCCAGTGTTGATAGaagaactaactcaaatcagctgttctgaaaccaaaaactcaaagCTTTGCATCTCGGTGTTAGACAACTcaagaattaacattttaacgTTGTGTTGGTTGAACccccttattgaaacgggcccctgtttggttactgatattcttccaaatatcttcctttgtgttgagcagaacaaagaaatatatacattatatatacataattctttgtttgtttaactCTGTTAAGCTCATTCAATTCAatgttgatgtgtgtgatgtgtattttattataaaaatgattttgccCACATTTGTCCCCAAGGTTGTTTTAGGTTTAAATTTAGGAAACTGTTTCCAGGTGCATTCAGTTCAGAACCAAATGCAGTCAAAGGGGGGGTATGGAGGTGAGGTCACACCTGTAAATATGCAGATGCAACTGATGGACACAAAAGCAGGATAATATATCTCCTTGGCAGGGGTAAGTTAAATGTTGACAGCAAACACAAATCATGTTAATATGTTCAAAGTTCCCTATCGATACATCACTCGTACTGCATAGCAGGATGCTatgggaaaaaaaaaaatctccgatgactgaagctttacaaTGACCCAGTGAATACTGCACGGCCTTTGGTGAAAAGTAAAACTTTGCGGGAATGGCAGCAAAGCTGCACGGACCTATGGCGATGACGCCCGCTAAAAGGGGCGGGGTttatggctatataagcagacacatcgctGTAGGGTCCTTAGATCTCTTCTCCTTGAGCGACGACTTCAACCTCGGTACTCGGACTATAAGCTTCTCCGTCGGAAAAGCCCAGGCTTCAGATGGGGCGGGGCTGGGCTGTGGGCTCGGTTTTCAACGGTTTTGCGGAACATTTCACGGCAGAGCAGAAGTCTTCGCAGGGCATGAAGCACTTCCTGCCCAAGAGACCTGGATCCAGACCTACGTCGCCTCGCCCCAAGCCAGCACCGACTCAACAGCCAGGGACCCCGGCCAAAGATCACGCTGGACCCTGCGCCTCAGGCACCATCCTGAGACCAAGGTGAGAAGAGGAAGGGACCGTGTCTTGCTGTGGCTGGACCTCCTTCAaagagagctcttttgtgcgtcCAAGCACCCCGTTCTGTTCCAGGTCCCGgcgaaaatgtgtttttgttccaCAATGTGAATACCGGGTCTGTTCTAACGCCTAAACAACCCACCGCTGTTATAGCGggcactttaataaaacacaaacatttttagaaaaagagCAACCTTCCTGTTTCACTCTCCACGGAAGTCAAGCCCCCAAAAGGCGGCTTACCTCCCCAATGCATTTAAAACCCCTTGCCATACGGGCCGAGGCCTGGCAGGCCACACCGGGGTATTGGAGTGGGTGAGGGGGATAATATCTCGAGGGTATTCACTCCAATTCGCTCGCAGACCCCGCGGTTCCGCGGAGTGATCCCCACCCGAGTGCAGAGCGCGAATTTGCACATTCTGGGCACAGAGTTGAGGAACTTACTTGATATAGAAGCCATAGAACCGGTTCCTCCAGATCAAACCTGCTTCTACAGCCGCTACTTCCTCATACCCCAAAAGGATGGGGGTCTCCGCCGCGTCCTTGATCTCAGACATCGGAACTGTGCCCTTGACCTGGAAATGCAGGCAGTATGCCAGGCCCTTCGCTACTTCCTACCGGTCTTACGGGACTGGCACGTCTTAGTCCGAACGGACAGCATGACAGTGGTGTCaaacataaatcaccagggagGCCTCTCCTCAAGACACCTTTTTTCCACCGGTTCAGAAAATCTGTGAAGTCTTAGACAAGCGGAAGTCAACCTTTTTGCCTCAGAAGGCAACACTCATTGCCCACCCTATTTTTCGGAGGACAAGGACGCCTTGGCCCACAACTGGCTCAACGGGCTCCTCTATGCCTTCCCCCCGATCACTCTTATACCACAGACGCATATATCAT
Proteins encoded in this region:
- the cdc42se2 gene encoding CDC42 small effector protein 2, whose product is MSEFWLCFNCCIAEQPQPKRRRHIDRSMIGEPTNFVHTAHVGSGDLFSGMNSVHSVQNQMQSKGGYGGEVTPVNMQMQLMDTKAG